The segment GGACTCCGGTCAGGAATACGCCCTCCAAGTCCTCGTGCTCAACGGGACGACAGAGAAACTTCTCGCAAAGCGGCGATTCACCAGTAAGAAACACAgcaagaaggaggaaggagagaggttggatgagaggagagaaggtCGAGGCCGGAGGGAGGTGACCTTCAAGAGCTTATTGAGGTCAAGGCCATGTTATCATCAAGATGAAGCATCGTAGGTGAACGGGAACAGAATCCAATCTTACTGTAGGCATATCGTCAATGTACTTTCACGTTAAAGTTCAACAGCCTATTACGAATTCGTGGCTTATTTTTCCAATACAACACAATAGTgatagaaaaagagagattaCGCGGTACAAGAGGCTGGTTTGTGCAGTAAGCAAGCGGAGACCATAGACGGACAGATTATTATTGGAAACATAAATGAGCATGAAGAAGTGAGCGGGCTTAAACATGACCACATATCTATACGGGCACATCTCACATGATATAGTGtacaatttgaatttgaatccGCAAGCCATGCATTTATTTTCCGATGAACGCACAAAAAACAAGCTGCAGTTCTTTGTGGGATTGAACAAGGGTCATGATGTGATTCACAACGTGGACCAGAGGTGAAAAGGGAAAAGCTGTTGACTCAGTTGGTAACTGAGAGATAACTTTGGCAGGACAGCAAAGTCCCTATTGTAGCAAGTGGTGCATTTTTGACATTCTTCCTTGTTCTTGGAGTGTGCAGTGGTTCCCCCaagtcccccaccccatcgaacatagtgtacacacacacacacacacacacactcccacacacagcgAGCGGGTATAAATACTACTCTGGCTGGATTACAGGCTGAAAGTGGGCTTTGTTTGAAGTCGCCGTGTATACTTACTTGAGTTCAGCGTGTTCGTGGGTTGTAAATCTGCCCAGCAACACTTGTTCCCCCGGGTCACGCAGAGACATGATCACTCAGTCAGTCATGGCCTTCTACCCACACCGTTTGACTGTTTGTAGGACGAGCCGCTCAGAGAGGAGAGGTTACCGGTCGTTTCTGAGAAGGCGGGAGGATCAGAACTATTGTCCCTCAGGTTGTCTGTCTTCTTACGGGCAGTGAGtgtctgtgcccccccccccccccctccctgatTTGTGAGCCCCTCTCACATTTGGCATTCGATTGTCAGACTCGGGTTGTACGCTCCCGCGTGGAGGTAAGCCGGTGGTTGCTCGCTTAGCGGCTGCAGAGTGATAGTAGGTTACTGTGTCGAGTCGAGCGTGTCCAGGCAGGACTGAAAAGCCTGTTAATTTGGAAGTTTGCAACACCGGCTGTCTCTCTGGAATGATGGCAGTCTGGGAATTCCTTCCTCATGCGTCGCATTTCCCATTTGCTTCAACGCCCTGCGGGCCCAGTActtatttcctccctctgaGATGTCACCCTTAATTTGCTGTGCTTAACCTTGTCCAGGCAACAAGATCTGGCGAAGCAGTTGAGCCAAAGGGCCAGAATAACATACTAAACCATGCTCAGTGTTACCTCACTGATCTCAAACGTAGCCGGGGGGCCACAGGAGTGACACTCATCgtcgattaatcaattagtgGATTTAATCGACATATCTGCAAAGCTGAGTTCCTCCACCgaagcaccactttaaatcttgtgttAGTTTACTGTACTCAtaagttctttttttaagtaatttAAGAAGGCATAACACAAATTCACAAAAGAAATCTtagttgacaaaaaaacaaaacaaccaactACTCAATTAATCAACGTAAAAGTGGGCAGCACCAGATTAGTCGATGATGTATTAGTTGATTAACAGAAcaattaacatcatgctgtattgaagaagacttgaaactagagattgagaccataaactcatgtttacaatgtttaatcagagtataaatcaagagagaattagagtcattttctgtagacaaccagacttctttttgcagctggaggagtcgccccctgctggcggcagaaccgggggggggggggtcgccgTCTTGTTGCAGCCCGACTGGCAGCTATCTGATCAGTGTTCCTTTCCACCGTGATGATGTTACTTTGTGATTAATGCATACACACTGAATATTAGCAGTGGAAGAAGTGCACATATCATTTAATTAAGTAAAGGTGCATAActattagcatcaaaatatatacattaaaacTATTGGGTAGATTGTCATGAAATATGTCTCAGATGTTCAATTAGTCCACGTTAAGGTATTTCCTTACTTTTTCATCTATGGCACAATCATCAGgttaacatttgtatttgtcaaaCACTTTATGAATAAAAATCAGCCTGTTAGCATGTCGCTAGCATGGCTGTTTTCTTTACCCTGGTATTTGAACCTACAAACCTATAGACTTAAGGTCGTAACAGATGCAGAGGGATCATGTTCTCTCTGTATAGTGTATAGCTCTCAGGTTATTGACTTTAACATGAATTGATATTGATAACTCACGTGTGATtcctcccccccttccttccAGTGGAGGGTCTGCGGGAGGAGGAAACGATCCGCAGCGGTAGTAAGAGGAAGAAGACGCTGCCGGGCGGGTCAGGGTCAGGAGACCCGGATGATGTGACGGAGGCTGTGTCGGGCCTGCCGACGGTTCTGTATCCGGAccccaccactaccaccactaccaccgcCTCCACCACCACTGCTGCTGCCGCTACTACAGGTAATATAACATGCGGGTCCACCAAGTGCCTCTGGAGATGATGCTGGGAGGCACTTGGGAGCCTTGCCTGCAAAGCCATTCTGATTGAAGAAGCGCCTCGTTGTTGatattgtactttatttgtatcGTTAACATGAGGCAGAAAGCACCTGTGTGCGGGTCACTCATTATGGGGTGGGCCTTGAACATTAGTcgtaaaatatgtaaaatcataatgataatgaggatgaagataacatttgtttttacatttaacaaaaaaatgatgatgGAACTTTTGCGAATGACAAGGCAGTACGAAATGTAAACCATACTTGGCTGTACGATTTGAATcaacttatttttttctttttacaaaataaaacaaaacaccgACAATGAGGAAGATCTGAGGGAGATAATGAGAATCAATATGAAACCACATTTTAATCCTAGTCCTCTCAACCAAAAATAACTGAAACTATTTGAAATCAAACACTATTACTCAGCTCGTTTACAAGATATTAAGTCAATATTCAGTGTTTATTACTACCGAAGCTCCGGAGCCCAACGAGATGTTTCTCTCCGGGTTTTCCTGTTTGACAAATAGGACAGGCTCTTCTGCTGTTCTGCTCTGATCTTCCACATCCTCTGTCATTATAACGTAAATGTTGACAAACGTGTACAGTAAGTACAGTATACTGTATTTACACATGCAGACGCCAAAGGGCTTtgagacaaatacacacacaataatgacAGTCCATCAACAGTGGGTGTAACACAGGAAACAAAAGCAGGAAGAAGGTGGAAGGTGGGCCTGGGGCATTGGGAGCCGTGGTTCACGTTTCATCTATCGGGCAAAGGAAAAGATGTCATTGCGTACGATGTATTACATTTAGCTTCTGCTCCTCGACACAGTCTCTGCTTatctaaccccccccctcccccctgtgcTTGTTCCCCCAGAGCCCCCAGCAATAGAAACCCCCTCTCAGCCCCCTGACGAGGCCCAAGAGAAAACCAccaaagagaagaggaagaggaagaaggacaaAGAGCGTGATCGTTCTAAAGTGGAGAATAAGGAGGAGCAGGGCACGACGCAGGGCAAAGCAGCCGAGGACAAACCCCGGAAGACACCCTTCCCTACCCAACCGGTGACAGGTGACCTCTGCTCCCCAATGCCAGGACACCTGACACAAAACTgacatttgttgttttaatcaACCGAAACACGGTGTGTTTGGCTCTTCTTATGAGTTCAGGAGCGAGGGGCTTGGAATGGGATGGGTGTTTTCACAAGGCAGCGACATGTAAAGGAAAGGATAATGACAGGCTGTTCCCATTCGGCTGCAGGGCacatgtgtcctctgtgtctctctctctctctgtctctgtttctccctctcacaTTCGCATGCATGCAAACTCACCCATTTTCCACGGATGTGCCGTGTCGACACACGTGCACGTGGTGTTTACGCCTACATTTTAACACCTACACCTACCTTTTGCCTGCCCATAAGCATAAAGCCATCTGTTTTCCTGATTTAGAACTATGCATTTACCCTCGTACTAACAGACGGATGacaaataaaaggaagaaaCGCACCCTACATACCCAACTGCTTGGGTATGTAAAGTATAAGCCGTGGGCACGTCTGCGTGGTGAATTAACGTAGTAACGCTGCAGGGAAAAATTGTGCTCCTCGTCTGCCATGTTCATGAAAATAATAAGAGACGACTTCCGCCGCGTCCACTTACACCTGGccttgcttcttcttcttcttcttcttcttcttcttcttcttcttcttcttcttcttcttcttcttcttcttcttcttcttcttgttctttttctgttgAGTGCTATGGCGGTTGGCATCCACAAGTGTTGCTTTACAGCCATCTGCTAGACTGTCCCTGGTCCCATCTATTCATTGCCATGGCGTGAGCACAAGGTCCCAATAAGGAAATGTTCCTGAATGGAGTGCATCGTGCCTGAAAGGGTATCCCAGTAATTTACTGGGAATTATGTGTGAGTGAGGCTGTGAGTGATGCGCCTGTCCTCCACGAGCCTCAACAACAGCTGTCGTGGCTCTTCGGCTAAAGTCTCTGGAACCTCTGATCAGCTCAAGACTATTTGCTTTGTGCGTCCTTTTTTGTCAAGGTGTGTCTCCAAGGAAACCATTCGAGTGTGACAGCGGTGCAGCGGCGGACATCATGTTGTTGGTGGACGGCTCCTGGAGCATCGGGCGCACCAACTTCAGACGGGTCCGAGACTTCTTGGAGGGCCTGATGACGCCCTTCCACATCGGGCCAGACCACATTCAGATCGGTGAGCATCAGAGTGTGTGTAGTCACGGAGGTCTGTGTTTCAGACGTGCAGACCGTCTACGGGTTAGGAGACAGTCAGTGACGACGGGGATGATGTGtaggtattttcttttttattgcaaCAGCGATTATTATGACTTTTTTATATTGCTTAGCTACAGGTGAGTTTATtgacaaattattttatttctgctgaTCGGTCCTCCTGTGGGGACGTATTGGTGACCACAGTCACATGGCTGCTCACatgcactcagacacacaccttCATTTACAGCTTTAACGGCAATACATTTCAACATTTACGCcacataaaaataacaaaaacaacattcactTGTTTCACTACACTTCTGTTTGTGGTTATATACATTGTAATAGAGCAGAAAGAAACAATCTGCATTGTTTGCTTGTAAATAAATGCTCATTTTACTGCAATAAGAAGCTGATTTAATAGAATCATGTCACAGCCTGCCAACGCATTTACAGATACTGTCTGCAGACACACTCCACACTCCAACTCTTCATTAGCAACAAAATAATTAAGACAAAAACCTTTTCTAATGGCTTGTGCCATAAAAAACACTCAATAGAAACCCTGttaaatgctgtgtgtgtgtcccaggtCTGACCCAGTACAGCGGGGACCCTCGCACGGAGTGGCAGCTCAACAACTTCACTACCAAAGACCAGCTGTTGGAGGCAGTGAGGAATTTCAGATACAAGGGAGGAAACACAtttacaggtaaacacacatcACCTGGGATACTTTTTGGATGCTGTGAACTCGACGCATGGTGATAGGTACACAGTAGAGCTCATGTCACCATGCATCCGTCTCCCAGGCCAGGCGCTGCTCCACgtcatggaggagaacatgcaaaccaaGGCGGGCGCGAGGTCGGACACACCCTTTTTCCTCGTCTTGTTGACCGATGGGAAATCTCAGGACGACGCCATCGCCGCGGCAAACCGGCTGAAGAGCGCCGGCGTGGAGATCATCGCTGTAGGTGAGACTGAGAAGATGAGAGGGAGCGGCTTTGAGACGAAACACCTCGAGCAGTTTGTCATTTATTTCCTGCATTTCTGTGCACCGTGCCGGACTGCAGTGCAATCGCAGTCTCTGTTTAGCAACACAGTTTCTGTTATCTCCGTGTTGTTTTAATCGCTCTACGTGTTCCCTGCAATGTGCGTGGAACTATTTTACAACTCTGTGTTATTCAGGTGTAAAGAATGCCGATGAGGCCGAGTTGAGACAAGTGGCGTCGGAGCCGGTGGATCTGAACGTCTACAACGTCAACGACTTCCCCCTGCTCAGCAAGCTGGTGGCACGACTGGTTCACATCCTGTGTGGGAAGATAAAGGAGCGTGGCATCTCAAAACGTAACCTCTCCATCTGGCTAGACACCTGCCTCTCTGTCTTCTCTTCAGACGCACACACTTAGGCTCTGTCTGGAACCGCTCACTCCTCACTACAGAGGGAATTCGACATGTAGTGCTGTCCGAATGTATGGTGAGATTTAATATACCCACAAGGTAGTCTACAACCGAGAGTCACTAACTGAGCAAAATATACCATCATGGATTGTGCTGAAAGAAAAATGGCAGATGCACaagtgtggagagagagagaagcactaTTGACACAATTCCATAAGTTGTGGTTgaaaaaatgatatatttaatgTGAGCAGAACACAAACAGCCACAGAGTACTTTGTATTTATTAGTTGGGAAAAtacttacctttcacaataaaagcccctaAACATGCAGTATACCCTGCATTACTGCTTACCAGCAGGAACTCAATCTAACTTGGGGCATTTCGCTATAAGGCAACTGAATACAATAGCTTAAAATATGTGTTCATCACATGAAAGCACGGCAGTTGTTATTATGGATTTGTCCTCGAGCCGACGACAGAGCAGTTTAACGGCGCTAAGAAAAATAGTAGTGtcaggaagtgtttttttttcttcttcattttgcTGATGAGCTCTATATCGTCCTCTACATAGAACTCGTAGTGTGTAGGGAATGACTaaaatgatttcattttttttcacgGCAGGTATTAGGTTTTTCAAATCCTAAATATCTTGTTCCTCGTTGCTGCGTCTCCAGGAATGGAGCCTGGGCCCACAGCTGACCCTGCCCTCTCCTACCCCAGTCCCACCGACCTCCGCTTCTCTGAACTGGGCTCCAGAGAAGTCCAGCTTCACTGGATCAATCCCGCGAAGCCGATCCGACAACACAGAGTTGTCTACCACAGCGCCGAGGGTCAGAGCCCACAGGAGGTCAGAACTCGTGAATTATTACCGGGTTTTGAGGCACAAGCGCATTTATGTGAGACCGTGCAGACATTTTATACTTACATATTTTAATAGCGACACAAGACTGTtagagagaagggaaaaaaaggagcaaaacgAAAAGCGCCTTTAATGAAAGGAGGTGTGGTCCTGTCTGGGAAGGAAATCACATAAAAAgcaataaatgtgtttacatgtgttgaATGTCAAAATGcaagtgttttgttgtgtgaaTGCAAGGGATGCTTTGTCACTAGGTGGTATTGGCCGGCTCAGAGTCCACTGTGCTGCTGGAAGGCCTCTCCTCTCAGACGCTGTACCACGTGTCCATCTTCCCCGTGTACGAAGACAACGTCGGCCTGGCG is part of the Cyclopterus lumpus isolate fCycLum1 chromosome 7, fCycLum1.pri, whole genome shotgun sequence genome and harbors:
- the LOC117733267 gene encoding collagen alpha-1(XX) chain-like — protein: MLCFLLSVFLLLSSGVHGQGRLKLTVLSEDRLQMKWKEANGPVQGYKVRVRPISEVPQPELMLTTTRGRATVAGLDSGQEYALQVLVLNGTTEKLLAKRRFTMEGLREEETIRSGSKRKKTLPGGSGSGDPDDVTEAVSGLPTVLYPDPTTTTTTTASTTTAAAATTEPPAIETPSQPPDEAQEKTTKEKRKRKKDKERDRSKVENKEEQGTTQGKAAEDKPRKTPFPTQPVTGVSPRKPFECDSGAAADIMLLVDGSWSIGRTNFRRVRDFLEGLMTPFHIGPDHIQIGLTQYSGDPRTEWQLNNFTTKDQLLEAVRNFRYKGGNTFTGQALLHVMEENMQTKAGARSDTPFFLVLLTDGKSQDDAIAAANRLKSAGVEIIAVGVKNADEAELRQVASEPVDLNVYNVNDFPLLSKLVARLVHILCGKIKERGISKRIRFFKS